A window from Cryptomeria japonica chromosome 1, Sugi_1.0, whole genome shotgun sequence encodes these proteins:
- the LOC131050852 gene encoding expansin-like B1: MAHSSYSSWPFSGLSLILLLLLTHFNDCDSHPIKSKATNAHLPGTAWYKQDFWKYLGANVTLVSEKIYRDGLACGSCLQVKCINQTRCTDNNVNLVVVGYGNAGENDLLINWDGYRQFFPKDINFQVPGIIDIVYQRVPCQYPYHITIWVERSTPSFLQLVFWYVGGSRDIVAVQLREEKEMNWRDMKRRNGSPVWWINFWHAYGRSLRDNVVVRFNMSESSSCGWTYASTVIPFSDANAWYAGAKYDSGFQLS, encoded by the exons ATGGCtcattcttcttattcttcttggcCTTTCTCAGGCCTGTCATTGATTCTACTGCTTCTGCTCACACATTTCAATGATTGTGACTCCCACCCAATCAAATCAAAGGCAACTAATGCACATCTTCCAG GGACTGCTTGGTATAAGCAAGACTTTTGGAAGTACCTTGGTGCAAATGTCACTCTAGTTTCAGAAAAAATATACAGAGATGGATTGGCATGTGGTAGTTGCTTACAG GTGAAATGCATTAATCAGACTCGTTGCACAGACAACAATGTCAATTTGGTGGTGGTGGGTTATGGTAATGCAGGAGAAAATGATCTTCTTATAAATTGGGATGGTTACAGACAATTCTTCCCTAAGGATATAAATTTCCAAGTGCCAGGGATTATTGACATTGTCTACCAAAG AGTGCCTTGCCAATATCCTTACCACATAACCATTTGGGTGGAACGTAGCACCCCATCTTTCCTGCAGCTTGTGTTTTGGTATGTGGGGGGCAGCAGAGATATAGTTGCAGTCCAACTTAGAGAG GAGAAGGAGATGAATTGGAGAGATATGAAGCGTAGAAATGGATCTCCTGTGTGGTGGATAAACTTTTGGCATGCATATGGCCGTTCTCTAAGGGATAATGTTGTTGTTCGTTTTAATATGAGTGAGAGCTCCAGTTGTGGATGGACGTATGCTTCAACTGTCATACCATTTTCTGATGCAAATGCTTGGTATGCTGGAGCTAAATATGATTCTGGGTTTCAGCTTAGTTAG